Proteins encoded together in one Alteribacter keqinensis window:
- a CDS encoding YggT family protein, whose amino-acid sequence MITVINAISTLMMFYSFLVFIYIFMSWVPNLKESSFGQMVGRLVEPYLTPFRNIIPPLGMIDISPIVALLVLNFARSGLHVIAGWFV is encoded by the coding sequence ATGATAACAGTAATCAATGCAATATCGACACTTATGATGTTCTATTCCTTCTTAGTATTTATTTATATCTTCATGTCATGGGTGCCGAATCTTAAGGAATCTTCATTTGGACAAATGGTTGGAAGGTTAGTAGAACCGTACCTTACGCCATTTAGAAATATTATTCCTCCACTCGGTATGATTGATATCTCCCCGATTGTAGCCCTGTTGGTTCTCAACTTTGCCCGTTCGGGACTTCATGTGATTGCCGGCTGGTTTGTTTAA